In Apostichopus japonicus isolate 1M-3 chromosome 3, ASM3797524v1, whole genome shotgun sequence, a single genomic region encodes these proteins:
- the LOC139965774 gene encoding uncharacterized protein isoform X2, which translates to MYSGLTDENEQLIRKLRKLKKKNNVLEEELRDINEKLKFEEFVKHHTLTISVCTQTDLPGYKPLVIKSKQVSKQQKHTDEQKKQIDSLLKMHKNLMKKYQKELKHNAKHLETIAGLNLRVQELETQLTNSKQKVDYLERNRPLTTPSSSQRKMRRTPRTQRRRRTSSTQDDAEDLRSEVNQLRQEKERLAKDRKLLKKELGALDDDFFEELEDLKFALQQSAKLNKEYQRTLEKLSQRFGFPLPDIKAQHSERRSSKR; encoded by the exons ATGTATAGTGGG TTGACAGATGAAAATGAACAGTTGATCAGAAAGTTGAGAAagctgaagaagaagaacaatGTATTGGAAGAAGAACTGAGGGATattaatgaaaagttaaaatttgaagaatttgtCAAGCATCACACGTTGACAATCAG TGTATGCACCCAGACTGATTTACCAGGATACAAACCACTTGTGATTAAATCCAAACAAGTCAGCAAACAACAAAAGCACACAGATGAGCAAAAGAAGCAGATTGACAG CTTGCTTAAAATGCACAAAAACCTGATGAAGAAATATCAAAAGGAGTTAAAGCACAATGCCAAACACCTTGAAACGATAGCAGGTTTGAAT TTAAGAGTGCAAGAGCTTGAGACTCAACTGACCAACTCAAAGCAGAAAGTTGATTATTTAGAAAGAAATCGTCCTCTGACCACTCCATCCTCCTCTCAGAGGAAGATGAGGAGGACACCAAGAACTCAACGAAGGAGGAGAACTTCATCGACTCAAGATGACGCTGAAG ATCTGAGGTCAGAGGTGAACCAACTAcgacaagaaaaagaaaggttAGCCAAGGACAGAAAATTACTGAAGAAAGAACTTGGAGCTTTAGATGAC GATTTCTTTGAAGAGCTCGAAGACTTGAAGTTTGCTCTTCAGCAGTCGGCGAAACTCAATAAGGAATATCAAAGGACTCTGGAGAAACTCTCTCAACGGTTTGGATTTCCGCTGCCGGATATTAAAGCCCAACACTCTGAAAGGAGAAGCAGCAAGAGGTAG
- the LOC139965774 gene encoding uncharacterized protein isoform X1 yields the protein MFNQMPEVHVCSRLTDENEQLIRKLRKLKKKNNVLEEELRDINEKLKFEEFVKHHTLTISVCTQTDLPGYKPLVIKSKQVSKQQKHTDEQKKQIDSLLKMHKNLMKKYQKELKHNAKHLETIAGLNLRVQELETQLTNSKQKVDYLERNRPLTTPSSSQRKMRRTPRTQRRRRTSSTQDDAEDLRSEVNQLRQEKERLAKDRKLLKKELGALDDDFFEELEDLKFALQQSAKLNKEYQRTLEKLSQRFGFPLPDIKAQHSERRSSKR from the exons ATGTTCAACCAAATGCCAGAAGTCCATGTTTGTTCAAGG TTGACAGATGAAAATGAACAGTTGATCAGAAAGTTGAGAAagctgaagaagaagaacaatGTATTGGAAGAAGAACTGAGGGATattaatgaaaagttaaaatttgaagaatttgtCAAGCATCACACGTTGACAATCAG TGTATGCACCCAGACTGATTTACCAGGATACAAACCACTTGTGATTAAATCCAAACAAGTCAGCAAACAACAAAAGCACACAGATGAGCAAAAGAAGCAGATTGACAG CTTGCTTAAAATGCACAAAAACCTGATGAAGAAATATCAAAAGGAGTTAAAGCACAATGCCAAACACCTTGAAACGATAGCAGGTTTGAAT TTAAGAGTGCAAGAGCTTGAGACTCAACTGACCAACTCAAAGCAGAAAGTTGATTATTTAGAAAGAAATCGTCCTCTGACCACTCCATCCTCCTCTCAGAGGAAGATGAGGAGGACACCAAGAACTCAACGAAGGAGGAGAACTTCATCGACTCAAGATGACGCTGAAG ATCTGAGGTCAGAGGTGAACCAACTAcgacaagaaaaagaaaggttAGCCAAGGACAGAAAATTACTGAAGAAAGAACTTGGAGCTTTAGATGAC GATTTCTTTGAAGAGCTCGAAGACTTGAAGTTTGCTCTTCAGCAGTCGGCGAAACTCAATAAGGAATATCAAAGGACTCTGGAGAAACTCTCTCAACGGTTTGGATTTCCGCTGCCGGATATTAAAGCCCAACACTCTGAAAGGAGAAGCAGCAAGAGGTAG
- the LOC139965773 gene encoding UPF0489 protein C5orf22 homolog, which yields MELHSRVKKQRVYSKLPVIIVEDHQEVLKHIYRAIATRHLPFENISMVHLDSHPDLQIPSKIPAKDVFNLTELSKHLSIENWIIPAVYAGHISHFVWVKPPWADQLPEGPRRVTVGRHVTYDTIRINWPDEYYLSDVMYADSEDMVDSKQLDVNVVTLKYKTKHDYLKYQTAEDVQLLENKDQESRKDTIKGDDLHTSAESKSLDSCQTFERKSADKLLTSDRLSGNCTEHQKEEDCKECKEGDLPGMNQNVLKVVEESVSTAGAFILDIDLDFFSTQNPFKLEYTLDQFNILKELYHFEVPKSSNKEELRQIQEKRAAQLSDLKNAITWCLEGDVASAHTDTDNLPKSWQKMLGLIKDLKASSAETLNGELLHMAGETTCDDEDDLPHHVSSDEEIGALMEQVQEVLRGISKPIMVTIARSSLDDYCPKKQVGRIQELVIKMLNDLYTDVEVQKDYEDEIVSTSSETKT from the exons ATGGAACTCCACAGTCGTGTGAAGAAGCAGAGAGTTTACTCCAAGCTACCTGTCATTATTGTTGAGGATCATCAGGAG GTACTGAAGCATATCTACCGGGCCATTGCTACTCGCCATTTACCATTTGAAAACATCAGTATGGTCCATTTAGACTCTCATCCAGATCTCCAGATACCTTCAAAGATTCCTGCAAAAGATGTCTTTAATTTAACAGAGCTGAGCAA ACACTTGAGTATTGAGAACTGGATTATTCCTGCAGTGTATGCCGGTCACATCAGTCACTTTGTTTGGGTAAAACCTCCCTGGGCAGATCAGTTGCCAGAAGGTCCAAGACGGGTCACAGTAGGTCGTCATGTGACATATGACACAATTAG GATCAATTGGCCAGATGAGTACTATCTAAGCGATGTAATGTACGCTGATTCGGAGGATATGGTTGATTCAAAACAACTAGACGTGAATGTCGTGACGttgaaatacaaaacaaaacacgaCTATTTAAAATACCAGACAGCAGAAGACGTTCAATTATTGGAGAATAAAGACCAGGAATCCAGAAAAGATACTATTAAGGGAGATGATCTTCACACGAGTGCCGAGAGCAAAAGCCTCGATTCTTGCCAAACATTTGAGAGAAAGAGCGCTGACAAACTTTTGACAAGTGATCGTCTTTCTGGAAATTGTACAGAACATCAAAAGGAAGAAGATTGCAAGGAGTGTAAAGAAGGAGATTTGCCTGGCATGAACCAGAATGTACTTAAAGTGGTGGAAGAATCTGTTTCCACAGCAGGAGCTTTCATTTTGGATATAGACTTAGATTTTTTCTCAACACAGAATCCTTTCAAACTTGAGTATACATTA GATCAATTTAACATATTAAAGGAACTGTATCACTTTGAGGTGCCTAAGAGTAGCAATAAAGAAGAACTAAGGCAAATACAAGAGAAAAGAGCCGCACAATTATCTGATTTGAAAAATGCAATAACCTGGTGCCTAGAAGGAGATGTAGCATCAGCACACACAGATACTGACAATCTTCCAAAGAG TTGGCAGAAAATGCTAGGACTGATTAAGGATTTGAAAGCCAGTAGTGCAGAAACTTTGAACGGAGAACTACTCCACATGGCAGGAGAGACGACCTGcgatgatgaagatgatttACCGCATCACGTCAGTTCGGACGAAGAAATTGGAGCATTGATGGAACAAGTTCAAGAGGTCCTTAGAGGCATTTCAAAACCAATCATGGTGACCATTGCTAG ATCATCTCTAGATGATTATTGTCCAAAGAAGCAAGTCGGCCGTATCCAGGAACTTGTGATCAAAATGTTAAATGATCTCTATACAGATGTCGAGGTGCAAAAAGACTATGAAGATGAAATAGTATCAACTTCCTCTGAAACTAAGACGTGA